A part of Helicobacter ibis genomic DNA contains:
- a CDS encoding metal ABC transporter ATP-binding protein, whose translation MNEQNKIIECKNVNFYLTKEHILYNVNWTINKGDFWAIIGPNGGGKSTLAKLLVNLLKPSSGEIIRDSKLKIGYVPQNTFFNRHFPVTAKEVVMMGFLDKESSLNMFSYTKTQKDKANKYIKELDLESHANKKIGELSGGLRQRVLIARALCSKPDILILDEPTSSIDKKHQKDIYEILKQNNKDKTIVIISHDISILYGYAKNALYVNKEVTIHKLPQINQNQNGKHFCEIEMMMGEQYE comes from the coding sequence ATGAATGAACAAAATAAAATAATAGAATGCAAAAATGTTAATTTTTATTTAACTAAAGAGCATATTTTGTATAATGTGAATTGGACGATTAATAAAGGAGATTTTTGGGCTATCATAGGACCAAATGGTGGCGGTAAAAGCACTCTAGCAAAGCTATTGGTAAATCTTTTAAAACCAAGTAGTGGAGAGATAATAAGAGATTCAAAACTAAAAATAGGCTATGTCCCGCAAAATACTTTTTTTAATCGTCATTTTCCAGTTACAGCCAAAGAAGTTGTAATGATGGGATTTTTAGACAAGGAAAGCAGTTTAAATATGTTTAGTTACACCAAAACACAAAAAGACAAAGCTAATAAATATATAAAAGAGCTAGACCTAGAATCTCATGCAAACAAAAAAATAGGAGAACTATCAGGCGGTCTTAGACAAAGAGTATTAATAGCAAGAGCATTATGCAGCAAACCTGATATACTAATCTTAGATGAACCAACTTCAAGCATAGATAAAAAACACCAAAAGGACATATATGAGATACTTAAGCAAAACAATAAAGATAAGACAATAGTCATAATAAGCCATGATATATCTATATTATATGGCTATGCTAAAAATGCGTTATATGTAAATAAGGAAGTTACAATTCACAAACTTCCACAAATTAATCAAAATCAAAACGGCAAACATTTCTGCGAAATAGAAATGATGATGGGAGAACAATATGAATAA